TCGCAAATTTTGCGGGCTTCGCGGATAGTGGCGATATGATCAACGTTAAATCCAAGTTTTACGGTCATACAAGGCTCCTTGTCATTTCTTCATAAAAGTAGATAAATTTATTAGAGTGGTACCCTGGGCTTTCGCTTTTGCCGGCAAATCGCTCAATTTTTCGATAGAGCTTGTATTTAAGGGGAGAATCATGACGGCAAGTCCGTTTCGCTTCGCTTCCCTGATTTTTGCCTTGGTATAGTCGTCTATCGAGCTGTTTTCACGGTTGTAGGCAGTGGCGGTTTTGCATTTCATTTCAAGTTCTTTACAAGTCTGCATGACAATGGAACGCTTGTTTGCCGAAATATCCATAAACCAGAGTCCGCGATCCTTGGCGGGCTTCAAAATGGCCTGTAAAAGCTGTTTGTGTTCTACAGCCTGTTCGCCATAGCGCGATACGATTCCCCTTGCCTGCGGGAACTTGGTGCGTGCGTCCCCAATCACGGTCTCGATTTGTTCTTCGGTGTGGTGAATGCGTAGGGGTCTTAGCTTGTTGTGGGCCTTGTTCAATTTGGTGGATTCCAACGTGAGCCAAAGTGTCTCGCTCATGTTGTTTATTTTGTCTAGACTCTTGTATTCTTCGTCACTTAAACCGAATGGCGGAATCAGCAGGTCGTAGGGGTATTCCAGTTTCTTGAGGGCGACAATCAGTTCGGGTGTCAAGCTGGTAACCTGGAAGGCGACTGCAAGCAGCGATGCGCCCGGCTTGAATTCGTTGCGGGAGACTTGAAGTTCCAGTTTGAGTGAATCGCCTTTATCGTTTAAAAGGTCCACTTGTGCAGCCTGGAAAATGGAAGGATCCAGGTTGTAGATTTCTTCCATATAAAGAATCTTGCCGCCGTTTTTGTCGACGAATCGCTTGAGCTGCAACAAATACATAATGACTGTTTCGCCGCCGCCCATAGTCCATATATGGCGCTTCTTGCGTTTGGAGTAGCTTACCTGTAAAGGAGATAGGGCTGCGTCCATTTTTTCTTCGAACGAACGGGTGTCTTGTTTTTCGGCCTGTTCCTCTGTCGAATCTTTTTGAATAAGCTTGCCTTCTACCTTTGTCTTATAAAGCTCGGTAAGCATCGGGAGCGCGAATACGAACCCTCCGATTAAAATCAGCAAAACAATAATTATGGCAAGAATGTGTTTCATTTTTCCCATGGTAGGTGCTAATATAACTAAATTGCCGGTATGCCTATTGTGTTTGCCTTGGTCGGAGCGACCGGAATCGGAAAATCGGAACTGTCCCTGCAACTTGCGGAATCGTTTAATGCCGAAATCATCGGGGTTGATTCTAGACAGGTATACAAAGGCTTTTGCATTGGCACTGCGCAGCCGGACGCTGCTAGCCTGCAACGGGTAAAGCACCACATGGTTGATTTTCTGCCGCCGACTGAAACTTTTTCGGCGGGGGAGTTTTGCCGCCAAGTAAAAAACTTGCTGGCAGAAAATCCCGAAAAGAACTACATCTTGGTCGGTGGTACAGGGCTTTACGTACAAAGTCTTTTTCTTGGACTCCCGAAGATTCCTGCTGTTCCCGAAAGCATTCGTAAAGAGCTAGAAGATAAAGCGGCAAGCGAAGGTGCTGATAATTTATACAAAATGGCTTGCGCGGTAGATCCCGAGTCTGCTCAAAACGTGAATCCGAATAATACGCTGCGCTTGGTGAGAATCCTTGAAGTGTTTCAGGCGACAGGGCGCAAGTTGTCGGATTATCAGAAGGAACGTGAAGGCGGAATTGGGGCGGTTCCTGTCTTTTGGTTGCAACGGGACCGAGATGTTTTGTACAAACGAATTGATGCCCGCGTAGACCAGATGATAAAAGACGGTTGGGTAGAAGAGGCTCGCGAACTCTCTAAAACAGTGCCGCTTACGGCCCCTGCATGGCAAAGTTTGGGCTATCGCGAACTTTTGCAGGCGAAAACAGCCTCTGAAATGAAGAATATTGTTGAAGAAGTCAAGAAAAAGACCCGCAATTATGCCAAAAGGCAGTTGACATGGTTCCGTTGGCAACTTCAGAACACTTCGATTGACATGGAAAATGCCCCTTTTGAGGCAATTTTGTCCAGTCTTTCAAAAAACGCTTAAAGAAAGTTGTGAATAGTTTGTGAACTCTTGGGTAATTCCCTGCGCAAGAGTCGTGTTATTCCCGTTTTTTGCGAAAATAAGAAAAAAATGCGATTTTTTCTGCAAAAACACCCTTGCAAAAGTTCCTGAAAATTCTATAATTGGCGTCGTTC
The Fibrobacter sp. UWB10 genome window above contains:
- a CDS encoding divergent polysaccharide deacetylase family protein translates to MGKMKHILAIIIVLLILIGGFVFALPMLTELYKTKVEGKLIQKDSTEEQAEKQDTRSFEEKMDAALSPLQVSYSKRKKRHIWTMGGGETVIMYLLQLKRFVDKNGGKILYMEEIYNLDPSIFQAAQVDLLNDKGDSLKLELQVSRNEFKPGASLLAVAFQVTSLTPELIVALKKLEYPYDLLIPPFGLSDEEYKSLDKINNMSETLWLTLESTKLNKAHNKLRPLRIHHTEEQIETVIGDARTKFPQARGIVSRYGEQAVEHKQLLQAILKPAKDRGLWFMDISANKRSIVMQTCKELEMKCKTATAYNRENSSIDDYTKAKIREAKRNGLAVMILPLNTSSIEKLSDLPAKAKAQGTTLINLSTFMKK
- the miaA gene encoding tRNA (adenosine(37)-N6)-dimethylallyltransferase MiaA; this encodes MPIVFALVGATGIGKSELSLQLAESFNAEIIGVDSRQVYKGFCIGTAQPDAASLQRVKHHMVDFLPPTETFSAGEFCRQVKNLLAENPEKNYILVGGTGLYVQSLFLGLPKIPAVPESIRKELEDKAASEGADNLYKMACAVDPESAQNVNPNNTLRLVRILEVFQATGRKLSDYQKEREGGIGAVPVFWLQRDRDVLYKRIDARVDQMIKDGWVEEARELSKTVPLTAPAWQSLGYRELLQAKTASEMKNIVEEVKKKTRNYAKRQLTWFRWQLQNTSIDMENAPFEAILSSLSKNA